The Virgibacillus phasianinus genome includes a window with the following:
- a CDS encoding methylglyoxal synthase, with translation MNIALIAHDEKKQSMAGFSIAYSQVLKNHNLYATGTTGSLITEATHLPVHRFQSGPKGGDQQIGAMVANNEMDMIIFFRDPLTAQPHEPDVSALMRLCDVHLIPIATNMAAGEILIRALERGDFHWREIVKQNRQDLNK, from the coding sequence ATGAATATAGCACTTATCGCGCACGATGAAAAAAAACAATCGATGGCAGGCTTTAGTATTGCGTATAGTCAGGTACTTAAAAACCATAACCTATATGCCACTGGCACAACAGGCTCACTCATTACAGAAGCAACACACCTTCCTGTCCACCGGTTTCAATCAGGACCAAAGGGTGGGGATCAACAAATTGGTGCAATGGTTGCGAATAATGAAATGGATATGATCATTTTCTTTCGTGATCCATTAACTGCCCAGCCGCATGAACCGGATGTCAGTGCCTTGATGCGTCTTTGTGATGTCCACCTGATTCCAATTGCAACTAATATGGCAGCTGGTGAAATATTAATCCGCGCCCTTGAACGCGGCGATTTTCATTGGCGGGAAATTGTAAAGCAAAACAGACAGGATTTGAATAAATGA
- the bshA gene encoding N-acetyl-alpha-D-glucosaminyl L-malate synthase BshA — MMKIGITCYPTVGGSGVIATELGMLLSEQGNEIHFITSSLPFRLNQVNPSIFYHEVELNHYPVFQYPPFDLAMANKMADVIDREKLDILHVHYAMPHAICAILARDIAKHDVKIVTTLHGTDITVLGIDQSFKKMIIHGIKQSDAVTAVSHSLVNQTNDMLGIERDIDVVYNFVNEKEYHKKDLISIKMEYGIAEHEKVLIHVSNFRKVKRIEDVIQTFQKVKEKVDAKLLLVGDGPEYSNANQLVDSLDLGDDVLFLGKQKNISDLLSISDLKLLMSEKESFGLVLLEAMACEVPCIGTNAGGIPEVIEHNETGYIVDVGDTNRAAEYAVKLLQNEKLLKQFSKNAYQRARGCFHSELIVNQYTDIYRRVLAEKNM; from the coding sequence ATGATGAAAATAGGTATAACATGCTATCCAACTGTAGGGGGCTCTGGTGTAATTGCAACCGAATTAGGGATGTTGCTTTCAGAGCAAGGAAATGAAATTCATTTTATTACATCCAGTCTGCCTTTTCGTCTAAATCAGGTTAATCCATCCATTTTTTATCATGAGGTGGAACTTAACCATTACCCAGTGTTCCAATACCCGCCTTTTGACTTGGCGATGGCAAATAAAATGGCCGACGTTATAGATAGGGAGAAGCTTGATATTCTTCACGTGCATTATGCAATGCCACATGCGATTTGCGCAATTTTGGCCAGGGACATTGCTAAACACGATGTTAAAATTGTAACTACCTTGCATGGCACGGATATTACAGTACTTGGAATTGATCAATCTTTTAAAAAGATGATTATCCACGGAATTAAGCAATCAGATGCAGTAACCGCTGTTTCACATAGTTTAGTGAATCAAACAAATGACATGCTCGGAATAGAACGTGATATTGATGTAGTTTATAATTTTGTCAATGAAAAGGAATACCACAAAAAGGATTTAATAAGTATTAAAATGGAATATGGCATAGCAGAACATGAAAAAGTTCTCATTCATGTGTCGAATTTTCGCAAGGTGAAACGTATCGAGGATGTTATCCAAACCTTTCAAAAAGTGAAGGAGAAGGTAGATGCTAAACTACTGCTGGTTGGGGATGGCCCAGAATATTCAAACGCAAATCAATTGGTTGACTCACTTGATCTCGGTGATGATGTACTATTTCTTGGCAAACAAAAAAATATTAGTGACCTTCTGTCTATTTCCGACTTAAAACTGTTGATGTCTGAAAAAGAAAGTTTTGGCTTAGTGCTATTGGAAGCAATGGCATGCGAAGTTCCTTGTATTGGAACGAATGCCGGTGGTATACCTGAGGTCATCGAACATAATGAAACTGGGTATATTGTTGATGTAGGGGACACAAATCGCGCGGCGGAGTATGCAGTAAAGTTACTGCAAAATGAAAAGTTGTTGAAACAATTCTCCAAGAATGCTTATCAACGGGCCAGGGGATGCTTTCACTCCGAACTAATCGTAAACCAATACACTGATATATACAGGCGAGTATTGGCCGAAAAAAACATGTAA
- a CDS encoding CCA tRNA nucleotidyltransferase: MLDTIFNEAVDIMDKLEENGYQAYFVGGCVRDSLLKRPISDVDIATSAPPDKVQQLFPAVIPVGVMHGTVIVRHLGKSYEVTTFRVDGKYTDKRHPDEVEFIQTIDGDLKRRDFTINALAMNREGRIIDLFNGIDDLHQKVIRTVGKGIERFREDSLRIIRAIRFSSQLGFFIDPATLDDMKVVAPEITQLAVERVRVEITKFFGGRHINLGMDYLRSTELYKHLPVMINYPYIINKLPLKLFPLKDFSEVVVLFHYMEPAIPIKEWVTDWKCSNKEKWNVKELIASIDYFNKNGLDNWLVYCLSSAHIDAFIRLVTNLYSAENIPKRSKVMSIYNSLTIHQRDELKINGHDLIALFPSKKKGPWIHKTLKMVEKQVVLNHVANKNNELKDWVKWNPPGTN, from the coding sequence ATGCTTGATACAATTTTTAATGAAGCAGTTGATATTATGGATAAGCTAGAAGAAAATGGTTATCAGGCATACTTTGTTGGAGGCTGTGTACGTGATTCTCTATTAAAACGGCCAATATCCGATGTGGATATTGCAACATCTGCTCCCCCTGATAAGGTTCAGCAGTTATTTCCTGCTGTTATACCTGTTGGTGTGATGCACGGGACTGTAATTGTTCGACATTTAGGTAAGTCATATGAAGTGACAACATTTCGGGTTGATGGGAAGTATACAGATAAACGGCACCCAGATGAGGTTGAATTCATCCAAACAATTGACGGAGATTTAAAACGAAGAGATTTCACAATAAATGCATTGGCAATGAATCGTGAGGGCAGGATTATTGATTTGTTTAATGGAATAGATGATTTGCATCAAAAAGTGATTCGAACAGTTGGCAAGGGGATAGAAAGATTTCGTGAGGATTCGTTACGAATTATTCGGGCGATAAGATTTTCAAGTCAGCTTGGATTTTTCATTGATCCGGCCACATTGGACGATATGAAGGTTGTTGCCCCTGAAATTACTCAGTTAGCTGTCGAACGTGTTCGCGTTGAAATCACGAAGTTTTTTGGCGGGCGGCATATTAATCTTGGGATGGATTACCTAAGGAGCACAGAATTATATAAACATCTTCCTGTTATGATAAACTATCCATATATTATAAATAAGCTTCCTTTGAAACTATTCCCTTTAAAAGACTTTTCTGAAGTAGTTGTACTTTTTCATTATATGGAACCGGCTATCCCTATAAAAGAATGGGTTACAGACTGGAAATGTTCCAATAAGGAAAAATGGAATGTGAAGGAATTAATAGCATCTATTGATTATTTTAATAAAAATGGACTGGATAATTGGCTTGTCTACTGTTTAAGCAGTGCACATATTGATGCTTTTATTCGTCTAGTGACTAATTTATACTCAGCAGAAAATATTCCAAAGCGAAGTAAGGTAATGTCCATCTACAATTCACTTACAATTCATCAGCGGGATGAATTAAAAATAAATGGGCATGACCTGATTGCCCTTTTTCCAAGCAAAAAAAAGGGCCCCTGGATACATAAAACATTGAAAATGGTAGAGAAGCAAGTAGTTTTAAACCATGTTGCAAACAAAAATAATGAATTAAAGGATTGGGTAAAATGGAATCCACCCGGAACAAACTAA
- a CDS encoding biotin--[acetyl-CoA-carboxylase] ligase, with product MESTRNKLIKLLAENNSSYISGQRLSEELQISRAAIWKHMKKLEEDGYKVEGKTKKGYRIIEYPAKTSENTLHWGLQTKWLGEKIIHRASITSTQHLAHQLASEGAPHGTIVIADEQTKGKGRMNRSWYSSKHKGIWMSIIVRPEILPYMAPQLTLLAATVLADVLDAQLGVKPQIKWPNDLLINQKKTAGILTEMQAEQDQIQYIVLGMGINVNHTSDDIPDELRNKATSIYIESKQERSIKDVIQQILQAFEPAYEHYIKHGFSDTKDKWESYGFKIGQEININTMRNSWTAKFNGIASDGALLIENDDGQIKKMYSAEIDWFGEGETKC from the coding sequence ATGGAATCCACCCGGAACAAACTAATTAAACTATTAGCGGAAAATAACTCCAGTTACATATCTGGCCAAAGGTTATCCGAAGAATTACAAATTTCGCGTGCAGCAATTTGGAAGCATATGAAAAAACTGGAGGAAGACGGCTATAAAGTTGAAGGAAAAACAAAAAAAGGTTACAGAATCATCGAATATCCAGCCAAAACAAGTGAGAACACGCTTCATTGGGGATTGCAAACAAAATGGCTCGGGGAGAAAATCATCCATCGAGCATCCATCACTTCGACGCAGCATTTGGCCCACCAGTTGGCAAGTGAGGGTGCACCGCATGGAACAATAGTGATTGCCGATGAGCAAACAAAAGGTAAAGGAAGAATGAATCGTTCTTGGTATTCAAGTAAACATAAAGGAATATGGATGAGCATTATTGTACGGCCGGAAATACTGCCATATATGGCCCCGCAATTAACACTTCTGGCAGCTACTGTACTTGCTGATGTGCTTGATGCACAGTTAGGAGTCAAGCCGCAAATAAAATGGCCGAATGATTTATTAATTAACCAAAAAAAGACCGCAGGAATTTTAACTGAAATGCAGGCTGAACAGGATCAAATTCAGTATATAGTGCTCGGAATGGGGATAAATGTGAATCATACTTCTGATGATATCCCTGATGAACTAAGGAACAAAGCCACCTCGATCTATATTGAATCTAAACAGGAAAGATCCATCAAGGATGTTATACAACAAATTTTACAGGCATTCGAACCAGCGTATGAGCATTATATTAAGCATGGATTTTCCGATACGAAAGACAAATGGGAAAGTTATGGTTTCAAAATAGGTCAGGAAATAAACATAAATACAATGAGGAATTCCTGGACCGCAAAATTCAATGGTATTGCTAGTGATGGCGCTTTATTAATCGAAAATGATGATGGGCAGATTAAAAAAATGTACTCCGCCGAAATTGATTGGTTTGGGGAAGGAGAAACAAAATGTTAA
- the panB gene encoding 3-methyl-2-oxobutanoate hydroxymethyltransferase, producing the protein MLTRIDFQQMKEKKKKITMLTSYDYPSAKLAEEAGIDMLLVGDSLGMVVLGYDSTVKVTVDDMIHHAKAVKRGAENTFMVVDMPFMSYHISLEESLTHARNIFQSTDAQALKIEGATTELLNLTRRLTDSGIPVVAHLGLTPQSVNVLGGFKVQAREKQTADKLIEDAKQLEVNGAIAVVLECVPLDLAKTVTEELTIPTIGIGAGVHCDGQVLVYHDILKYGVDRLPKFVKPYTDLNDTIKGAIESYCSDVVDQLFPTEKQSFKN; encoded by the coding sequence ATGTTAACGAGAATTGATTTTCAACAGATGAAAGAAAAGAAGAAAAAAATTACCATGTTGACCTCATATGACTATCCTTCAGCGAAGCTTGCTGAAGAGGCTGGTATAGATATGCTTCTTGTTGGCGATTCACTGGGAATGGTCGTCCTGGGTTATGATTCAACCGTGAAGGTAACGGTTGATGACATGATTCATCATGCAAAAGCAGTTAAACGGGGAGCAGAAAACACGTTTATGGTTGTCGATATGCCTTTTATGTCCTATCACATCTCTTTAGAAGAGTCATTAACACATGCACGGAACATTTTTCAGAGTACGGATGCCCAAGCATTAAAAATTGAGGGAGCAACAACAGAATTATTAAACCTAACCAGACGGCTAACAGATTCTGGAATTCCTGTAGTAGCCCATCTGGGTTTAACTCCGCAATCAGTGAATGTTTTGGGTGGATTTAAAGTGCAAGCTAGGGAAAAACAAACCGCTGATAAGCTTATTGAGGATGCCAAACAATTAGAAGTAAACGGAGCGATAGCAGTTGTATTAGAATGCGTACCACTTGATTTGGCCAAAACCGTCACGGAGGAACTAACGATCCCAACAATCGGTATTGGTGCGGGCGTACATTGTGATGGACAAGTATTAGTTTATCATGATATTTTAAAATATGGTGTCGATAGACTGCCAAAATTCGTTAAACCATACACAGATTTAAATGACACGATAAAAGGTGCGATTGAATCTTATTGCTCAGATGTTGTTGACCAGCTATTTCCAACTGAAAAGCAAAGTTTTAAAAATTGA
- the panC gene encoding pantoate--beta-alanine ligase has protein sequence MQIIRSVNEMQEMVLSLRKENKTIGFVPTMGFFHEGHLSLMEQANKDNDIVITSIFVNPLQFGPSEDYEQYPRDEESDIKQAEKTGVDIVFIPDTRQMYPKKMTIALDVTDRVHVLCGRSRPGHFQGVVTVLAKLFNIVQPNKVYFGRKDAQQAAVVDALINDLNFPIELVALPTVREKDGLAKSSRNVNLRNAEREEAPWIYKALEQGRQLVVDGEKNPDIVVKEVLDTIDNHTNGKIDYVELLSYPELQTVSAIDQQVILASAVYFNEARLIDNLLFDQNGKIVKRIEK, from the coding sequence ATGCAGATTATTCGCTCGGTTAATGAAATGCAGGAAATGGTACTTTCATTGCGAAAAGAAAATAAAACAATTGGTTTTGTTCCAACAATGGGTTTCTTTCACGAAGGACATCTATCCTTAATGGAGCAGGCAAATAAAGACAATGACATAGTAATTACTAGTATTTTTGTTAATCCTTTACAGTTTGGACCTAGTGAGGATTATGAACAATATCCACGGGATGAGGAAAGTGACATTAAGCAAGCAGAAAAAACGGGTGTTGACATCGTATTTATTCCGGATACACGGCAAATGTACCCTAAAAAGATGACAATAGCGTTAGATGTGACGGACCGTGTTCATGTTTTATGTGGCAGATCGAGACCTGGACATTTTCAAGGAGTTGTTACAGTTTTAGCGAAACTGTTTAACATCGTTCAGCCGAATAAAGTCTATTTTGGGAGGAAAGATGCTCAACAAGCGGCAGTAGTTGACGCCTTAATCAATGATCTGAATTTCCCAATAGAATTAGTTGCATTACCAACTGTCCGCGAAAAAGACGGACTGGCAAAAAGTAGTCGAAATGTAAACCTCCGCAATGCAGAACGCGAGGAAGCCCCATGGATTTACAAAGCATTAGAGCAGGGTAGACAACTAGTGGTTGACGGTGAAAAAAATCCTGATATAGTAGTAAAAGAGGTTTTGGATACGATTGATAATCATACAAATGGAAAAATTGATTATGTAGAATTATTAAGTTATCCAGAATTACAGACTGTATCTGCTATCGATCAACAGGTAATTTTGGCTTCTGCTGTTTACTTTAATGAGGCACGATTAATCGATAACTTGTTGTTTGATCAAAATGGAAAAATAGTCAAACGCATAGAAAAATAG
- the panD gene encoding aspartate 1-decarboxylase: MFRTMMKAKIHRAKVTEANLNYVGSVTIDQDIIDKVGILPHEKVQIVNNNNGARLETYVISGERGSGVVCLNGAAARLVQPGDTVIIVTYALLSDNELTTFKPKVALMNENNEVEQVIEQEPPLTEM, encoded by the coding sequence ATGTTTCGCACTATGATGAAAGCCAAAATTCATCGTGCAAAGGTAACAGAGGCAAATTTAAACTATGTTGGCAGTGTGACAATTGATCAGGATATAATTGATAAAGTTGGAATCTTGCCGCACGAAAAAGTACAAATTGTAAATAATAATAATGGGGCGCGTCTGGAAACATATGTGATTTCCGGTGAACGCGGATCAGGTGTTGTGTGCTTGAATGGTGCGGCAGCAAGATTGGTGCAACCAGGGGATACAGTAATCATTGTTACTTATGCATTGCTTTCTGATAACGAGCTGACAACATTTAAACCAAAAGTAGCATTAATGAATGAAAATAATGAAGTAGAACAAGTAATTGAACAGGAACCACCGCTTACGGAAATGTAA
- the dinG gene encoding ATP-dependent DNA helicase DinG — protein MNRYVVIDLETTGHSPSTSDKIIEAGIVVIEDDQIIEEFATFLNPNKPIPSFISNLTGITDDDVKDAPDFSEKADEIIALFKDSYLIAHNVPFDLGFLNAELINHNRKPLKNPVIDTVELSRILFPKAHSYKLGQLAEYMEIQHVDPHRALSDAYVTALLFISLKQKLQSLPIETIDHLLRLEKNLKSDIHELLFARSEALAFSTEERQDITSYNGLAFKKIHVEQIEKPISKPSFGDFLDSIYELDGSMDNLMDHYEKRTGQRSMSEEIYDAFQGKKHALIEAETGTGKSLAYLIPAAYEAVIKKKRIVVSTYTTQLQSQLLDSEIPLVKRLIPFNFKTALLKGRQHYISLEKFEKELMDDTNDNYDIALTKAMILVWLTETDHGDFEEIQLPTKGYLFNKRISAETEGVYDQTSLWSTKSFYQKARKNAQQADIIITNHALLCTDMSNDYQFIPSYQKAIIDEAHHIEETVSKHYGLKLDYTNFQYTLNNIGATNDGNWLARTIGNHSIHIPEWDETFSLTKYEIDDLFRMLFQFVTEQNRHQKAVSDVGRIQYRFDSGKEELKDWQTIKEMATRLTFYLRDLIHLLTYTEQQLVQSEALDKSQQDEFVLTIQSLQSFIDRIEHLFLVDDLSQHVKWIEIEANGAKNAAYLYSEPIEVSSLLSNDLFKEKDSIVLTSATLTMKQSFSFIKKRLGIPEDRLLTNKIESPFSYQNQVQFLVPNDFPDVKGKNVDDFIYSTCEAILSLAEITKGRMLVLFTSYDMLKRSYYLLKETLDTQYMLIAQGISSGSRSRLKKNFINFDKAILLGTSSFWEGVDIPGEDLSCLIIVRLPFQPPNHPVYEAKASALKEQGKNAFFELSLPNAVIRFKQGFGRLIRSSNDRGIVFVCDARIMKARYSNYFTESIPNVPISFSSTPELMDKAKNWF, from the coding sequence ATGAACAGGTATGTGGTTATTGACCTTGAAACAACAGGTCATTCACCGTCAACTAGCGATAAAATAATAGAAGCAGGAATTGTGGTTATTGAAGATGATCAAATCATTGAGGAATTTGCAACCTTCCTTAATCCTAATAAACCTATTCCATCATTCATTTCAAATTTGACCGGGATTACTGACGATGATGTCAAGGACGCCCCGGATTTTTCGGAAAAGGCCGATGAGATTATTGCATTATTTAAGGACAGCTATTTAATTGCACACAATGTTCCTTTTGATCTGGGTTTTTTAAATGCTGAACTTATTAATCACAACCGAAAACCATTAAAAAATCCAGTAATTGACACTGTTGAACTGTCACGAATTTTATTTCCAAAAGCACACAGCTATAAACTGGGCCAACTTGCTGAATATATGGAGATACAACATGTTGATCCTCATCGTGCCCTTTCGGATGCATATGTAACAGCCCTATTATTTATTAGTTTAAAACAAAAGCTTCAATCGTTGCCAATAGAGACAATCGATCATTTGCTGCGATTGGAAAAGAATTTAAAATCAGACATTCATGAACTTTTATTCGCCAGAAGTGAAGCATTGGCTTTTTCGACAGAAGAACGTCAGGATATAACTTCTTATAATGGTTTAGCCTTTAAAAAAATCCATGTGGAACAAATAGAGAAACCAATCAGTAAACCATCATTTGGGGATTTTTTAGATTCCATCTATGAATTGGATGGATCGATGGACAATTTGATGGACCATTATGAAAAACGCACTGGTCAACGCTCCATGTCCGAAGAAATTTATGATGCATTTCAGGGGAAAAAGCATGCATTGATTGAGGCAGAAACAGGAACGGGAAAATCACTGGCATACTTAATACCAGCGGCCTATGAAGCAGTAATTAAGAAAAAAAGGATTGTGGTCAGTACATATACAACACAACTGCAGTCACAGCTCCTTGACAGTGAAATACCACTTGTTAAACGATTAATTCCTTTTAACTTTAAAACGGCGTTGTTAAAGGGACGACAGCATTATATTAGCCTTGAAAAATTTGAAAAAGAATTAATGGACGACACAAATGACAATTATGATATTGCGTTAACAAAGGCAATGATTCTCGTTTGGCTGACGGAAACAGACCATGGTGATTTTGAAGAAATACAACTACCTACTAAAGGGTACTTGTTTAATAAACGTATCTCAGCAGAAACAGAGGGTGTTTATGATCAAACATCATTGTGGTCAACAAAATCCTTTTACCAGAAAGCACGCAAAAATGCTCAACAAGCAGATATAATTATTACAAACCATGCATTACTATGTACAGATATGTCGAATGATTATCAATTTATTCCATCCTACCAGAAGGCGATTATTGATGAGGCTCATCATATTGAAGAAACAGTATCTAAGCATTATGGACTGAAATTGGATTATACCAACTTTCAGTACACCCTGAACAACATCGGAGCTACTAATGATGGAAATTGGCTGGCGCGGACTATCGGAAATCATTCTATACATATTCCTGAATGGGATGAAACTTTTTCGTTGACCAAGTATGAGATAGATGATTTATTCCGAATGCTATTTCAGTTCGTTACAGAACAAAACCGTCATCAAAAAGCGGTAAGCGATGTTGGTCGCATCCAATACCGTTTTGACTCCGGCAAGGAAGAATTAAAGGATTGGCAGACGATTAAAGAAATGGCAACGAGACTAACTTTTTATCTTCGTGATTTGATTCATTTGCTTACCTATACTGAACAACAATTAGTACAATCAGAAGCCCTCGATAAATCCCAACAGGATGAGTTTGTGCTCACCATACAGTCGCTGCAATCATTTATTGACCGGATTGAACATCTATTTTTGGTTGACGATCTGTCTCAGCATGTGAAGTGGATTGAGATTGAGGCAAATGGAGCAAAAAATGCCGCGTATTTGTATAGTGAACCAATTGAAGTTTCTTCATTATTATCGAATGATTTGTTTAAGGAAAAGGATAGCATTGTGTTAACAAGCGCTACTTTAACAATGAAACAATCCTTTTCATTTATCAAAAAAAGACTTGGAATACCAGAGGACCGTTTACTTACGAATAAAATTGAATCTCCTTTTTCCTATCAGAATCAGGTACAGTTTCTAGTGCCAAATGATTTTCCTGATGTAAAAGGGAAAAACGTCGATGATTTCATCTATTCCACTTGTGAAGCAATTCTTTCTTTGGCTGAGATTACAAAAGGGCGCATGTTGGTACTATTTACTTCTTACGACATGCTAAAACGCTCCTATTACTTACTGAAGGAAACACTAGATACGCAATATATGTTAATTGCTCAAGGTATTTCCAGTGGCAGCAGGTCAAGACTGAAAAAAAACTTTATTAACTTTGATAAGGCAATTCTCCTTGGTACAAGTTCTTTTTGGGAGGGTGTGGATATTCCGGGAGAAGATCTTTCGTGTTTAATAATTGTCAGACTTCCTTTTCAGCCGCCAAATCACCCAGTTTATGAAGCCAAGGCAAGTGCTTTAAAAGAGCAGGGGAAAAATGCTTTCTTTGAATTATCGTTGCCAAATGCCGTCATTCGTTTTAAACAGGGGTTTGGACGGCTTATTCGATCATCCAACGATAGGGGAATTGTGTTTGTCTGTGATGCACGTATAATGAAAGCACGCTACAGTAATTATTTTACAGAATCAATACCGAACGTGCCAATTAGTTTTTCATCTACACCCGAATTAATGGATAAAGCTAAGAATTGGTTTTAG
- a CDS encoding YpmA family protein — MDKKYETLSTVKVAYSSDLYKIVDTLNRTLKEENLMFGLALDEKNNAQAKFTIYRT; from the coding sequence ATGGATAAAAAATATGAAACACTTTCTACTGTCAAAGTAGCCTATTCATCAGATTTATACAAAATTGTCGATACCTTAAATCGAACACTAAAGGAAGAAAATCTAATGTTTGGATTAGCATTGGATGAAAAGAATAATGCGCAGGCAAAATTTACGATATACCGCACCTAA
- a CDS encoding DUF5590 domain-containing protein, whose amino-acid sequence MRRQNLRYTAPNWLRWGMVGLILVLISCFIYLFFLYNDIQQSRTTHYQDAKDKVLKMTEVTQIDNVTVYNGRQQFHVIFGATKNGENKIVYVPSDKKDKDLTVVDMSKIIKKQQIKNQWKEQCQNCELINITPAMEDGKPLWEVTYVDAADRYIFDYLSIYDGTRSQQLRLKSIFH is encoded by the coding sequence ATGCGCAGGCAAAATTTACGATATACCGCACCTAATTGGCTAAGATGGGGAATGGTAGGACTAATTCTCGTGCTTATTTCTTGTTTTATTTATCTTTTTTTCTTATATAATGACATTCAGCAGAGCAGAACTACCCATTACCAGGACGCGAAAGATAAAGTTCTTAAAATGACAGAGGTGACGCAAATCGACAACGTCACGGTCTACAATGGCAGGCAGCAATTTCATGTGATATTTGGAGCAACTAAAAATGGGGAAAATAAAATCGTGTATGTTCCATCGGACAAAAAGGATAAAGACTTAACCGTGGTTGACATGTCAAAAATTATTAAAAAACAACAAATTAAGAATCAATGGAAAGAACAATGTCAAAACTGTGAATTAATCAATATAACTCCGGCAATGGAAGATGGCAAACCATTATGGGAAGTTACCTATGTCGATGCAGCAGACCGTTATATTTTTGATTATTTATCCATTTATGATGGAACACGTTCCCAGCAGCTTCGGCTTAAATCAATTTTTCATTAG
- a CDS encoding pyridoxal phosphate-dependent aminotransferase, which produces MQLANRVKTLTPSSTLAITAKAKKLKEEGHDVIALGAGEPDFNTPRYIIEAAKKAMENGMTKYTPSGGIVKLREAICAKLANDNDLHYTPDEIIVTTGAKHALYTLFQVLLNPGDEVIVPAPYWVSYPEQVKLAGGHPVIVKADEKNSFKLTPDELEAAITDKTKAIIINSPSNPTGMVYDKEELKALAEVCLKHNILIVSDEIYEKLIYTNDKHTSVAQLSNQLKKQTIVINGVSKSHAMTGWRIGYAAGDKEIIKAMTNMASHSTSNPTSIAQFAALAAYDSPEDPITEMKKAFKERLDTLYDLIVDIPGVTCEKPKGAFYLFPNVEQAVKNNGFEHVDEWVTALLEEEKVALVPGSGFGSNGNVRLSYANSIDLLTEAAKRINRFVINHQ; this is translated from the coding sequence ATGCAATTAGCAAACAGAGTAAAAACGCTGACACCATCATCAACCCTGGCTATAACAGCGAAGGCAAAAAAACTGAAAGAAGAGGGCCACGATGTAATAGCACTCGGTGCAGGCGAACCAGATTTTAATACGCCAAGATACATAATAGAAGCAGCCAAGAAAGCAATGGAAAATGGAATGACAAAATACACTCCATCTGGAGGGATAGTAAAATTACGAGAGGCGATTTGTGCCAAGCTCGCAAATGACAATGATCTGCACTATACTCCAGATGAAATCATTGTAACTACTGGTGCAAAGCATGCGCTCTACACCTTGTTTCAGGTTCTGCTAAACCCGGGTGATGAAGTTATTGTTCCGGCGCCATACTGGGTCAGCTATCCTGAACAAGTTAAATTAGCTGGCGGCCATCCTGTTATCGTGAAAGCAGATGAAAAAAATAGTTTTAAATTAACGCCAGATGAATTGGAAGCCGCTATAACGGATAAAACAAAGGCAATTATTATTAATTCTCCAAGTAACCCAACCGGTATGGTTTATGATAAAGAAGAATTAAAAGCATTAGCAGAAGTTTGTCTAAAACACAATATTTTAATTGTTTCCGACGAAATATATGAAAAACTGATTTATACAAATGATAAGCACACCTCGGTAGCTCAATTATCAAATCAGTTAAAAAAACAAACAATTGTAATTAACGGTGTATCCAAATCACATGCTATGACGGGATGGCGTATTGGATATGCTGCTGGTGATAAAGAGATAATTAAGGCAATGACCAACATGGCTTCCCATTCAACGTCAAATCCTACCTCTATTGCCCAATTTGCTGCACTAGCTGCATATGATTCACCGGAGGATCCAATTACTGAAATGAAGAAAGCCTTTAAAGAGCGGTTAGATACACTATATGATTTAATCGTGGATATTCCAGGAGTTACCTGTGAAAAGCCGAAAGGGGCATTTTATCTTTTTCCAAATGTGGAACAAGCTGTTAAAAATAATGGTTTTGAACATGTTGATGAATGGGTTACAGCATTATTGGAGGAAGAAAAAGTAGCTCTAGTACCAGGATCAGGATTTGGCTCAAATGGGAATGTACGTTTATCTTATGCAAATTCAATTGACCTACTAACAGAAGCAGCAAAACGGATAAACCGTTTTGTAATCAATCATCAATAA